ttcaataaaaaaaattgaacataaattgtagtgtactggTCTTTAATATTACTCAACAATTGGTTGGTGTGAGtcaaagtgactatatgttggtgacaataataaattttatgtcggtgagaataataaattttaaaaatgaatgatgtcattataaattttatttacatataaaataaattgttagtagatataaatgtgaggttgttttaacaaaatataaacttgtggatcaGTTTTTGTATTAGAAATATCTCAAAACATGATATGGAATTctcatatcatggtttttgaagaatatggaatcatgagatagaatcagcgtaaaatcacATATCCAAACgatgattccatctcatgatttcatatgatgatatgatattgCATGGTCAAACGTGtgctaaataattaattttgtatcTACTATAATTATTGATAGtatgttcaaatatttttaacaaaagagtCACTTAAAATTATTAACAAGTAATATCCATACGAAGagagatttattattttaaaataacactGATTATCTTTTACAAAAGATCAACGGTGGATATTAGCTAAACTCTTGATATACATGTCCTACTATAGTCTATATACGAGCAACCCTTCTATCTTGTATATGTCATATTGGAATACTTCAAGCATCTTCATTAgtaattatatatcaaaagtcTTTTATTAAGAAGTCGCTTGAATGAACTTATAATTTatgacttaaaaaatatttaaaatattataaaatcatttttaaattattctAACTTATataaacatattaaataaatcaatttaaactGACTCTAATATTAGATTGCACCACTTAAAAGTGCATGATCTAGTCACATAAATAGATTTCTCATTGTTCTcccttttcattttcaattattgAGTCTAACCATATCCTAAagggaaaaatataaaaatgaattattctGCATAAACAACTTTTGAAATACTTGCTAATTTatttgggattttttttttcttttgaaaagtaTCATCAAGTTGCTAGAGGAATAGTGAGACTTTTTGACATTAAAGAAGGACAAGACAAGTGGCTATTCCAAGTTAGACAGAAGCAGAAGAATTATTGGGCTGGATATTAGGTAAAAGGAGCTGCCAGGGCCCATACCATTACTAGTGCATGCTCATGTAATTTGCATCCACCAATAAAGTGCAATTTATTTAATTGGGCCTGATGTTTTGTATGTTGTACTCTACTGTTCCATTGCTTGTACCTTTCATTTTCCTTGTATTAATTTATGTCACATACAAATTAAATAAGGATGTGTTCAAATGTCATAACAAGGCTACATAGtgataaatttagaattttcaCTAAACATGATCCCGAGAGGAAGAGTATTTAGCTAGGAGCTTCTGCTAGATAGACTTTCAGATCAATAAATAGAGTTGAGGTTATAGTTAAAACCGCTAACAGAAAATCATGTTTGGACTTGAACCTCATAAACCACTTAAAAATCAATCTCTAATTTTATGTTTAGGAgatacaatttatatatatacataaaaaataaattatttttttatatattgtgtAATTTTTAATCGAATAGGTTCAAATAAACACCCTAACCATTCCTATATCCTGGCCGCACAAACCAACATTTACTAATGCTGACACAAATAAGAAACACTCAAATGAGCAACAGTAATTATTAAGTCATACtaggttaaaaaaaaatgattaagcATACAGCTATTTAGTTGACAATAATATATATctctaattttttatataattcttTTGGAGTTGCTCTAGTTACTTTACAAAACTTGCTTCTTTCTTGTTCACTTTTTCCTGTTTTAGACAAACAAAAGAGgctatcaaaataataataacctgAAGTTCTTTTCAAACTAAAGAAACCTTCTAAAATGTCATACTACCAACCAATGAGATATAAAAAGATAACAGTAAAATATAGGTTGAGAATTGACATCTTTTGCATGAGTTTATCCAAACTTAATAGTTACATGACTTATGAATTAGATTTTATCTATGTGTTGAACAATTTACTAAACAAGTACAAATAGGTATTTTCAAaccaattaaataatttttcatgatAGAAGTCTAAGGTTTGAATTCatactatttaaatttttactcCGCCTCTATTTGTCTTAATAATTGATAATCCATGTCAATTATGAGAAATTTTGATTATCTTAACCTTGTTTATGTATTAAGATATATGTTCTTttcagtgttttaaaaggcgggGACATGAGGCGAGGTATTTTATACAGTACAGGGTAAGGCGTAAGCCTCGAGATGCGGGGGCGTAAGTCTCATGGATCTACGGGGCGTAATCTCGTATctattcaattttatagtttttttactaataaaataagcaaaagtaaatctttcaatgatttatgatttttatttgagataattattaataatcaataatgaaggaaaaaagtattataattactatttgagaaatactattataccaataataaaaatatgatttaaagcaaaaaatgtttaaaaaattaattaaaaacgCACGGGACTACGTTTTTACGCCCAGGACTTACGTCTTATGAATCTACGTCTTTAATTTACGTTTCGGAGCGTTTTTGGTACGCCACGCCCCCAAACTCAATATGGGACTCGCTCCAAAAACGTTTTTGAAAACACTAGTTCTTTTCattgaatattttattcataaataatgTGAGAGGTAGAAATCATGACAGATAATGTGAGACAATTATGTATAGAAATcacgataaataatttgagtCGGAAAGGTTAAAAACAAAATGGCTTTAATTAGCTCAACtgaaacaaaattgaaaactatTTCCCATGAAAAGGCCCTAGTACAAGATGATTCCAATATATGCCATGGGAGGAGATAAGACATGTCCATTTCAACTGTCAAATTTGATATTTCCAACTTGTGTGTGTACTTAAAAACAGAGCTGAGGATAAAGACAAAAACCTCTCAGACCTCAGTCTtcctgctgctgctgctgcacCATTTCAGCAGAGAGGCCCTCACTCACCTCATCTCTGACCAAATTCCAAAGCTCACATCCTTTATTTCAAAATCAACCCATCTTCATgtttttctccctctttttaATGGTGTCAAAATCTTGAAAAGCTTTTGTAGTCCAAagttttcgttttttttttggttatgttGGTAGAAAGTTAGCAATTTTAGCAGTTCTTGGTTTGAGGGGTTTTGAAAAAAACTCTGTATTCCCAagttcttgtttttcttttcttatgtaGGTAAAAAGTTTGCATTTTTAGCAGTTCTTGATTTGTGGGGTTTTGAATAAACTTTGTATTCTcaagtttttgtttgttttttttcttatgttggTAAAAAGTTTGCATTTTTAACAGTTTTTGGTTTGTGGGGTTTTGAAAAAACTTTGTATTCCAAAgtccttgttttttttttcttatgctGGTACAAAGTTTGCATTTTTAACAGTTTTTAGTTTGTGGGTGGTTTTGGATAAACTCTGTATTCTCAAGttcttgttgtttttttcttatgtttgtgAAAACTTTGCATTTTTAGCAGTTCTTGATTTGTggggttttgaaaaaaaaaatggcagaCGAAGAGGGTTGGGGTTGGCCACCATCACCAACTGGTTCACCAATGTACTTAACAAAAGATGATCATTGGACTCATTTTGATAACTCTGTTAATGCtgtttcttttggttttgttgCCACTGCTATTCTCATATCTATGTTCCTTATCATGGCTATCTTTGAGAGGTTCCTCAGACCACCTTCTCCGCCGGAATTGACTCCCTCCGTTGGTCACCGCCGGCATGCAGACATTGAGTCTCAGTTAGGGTTCAACCACAAACTTGGCTATCCTACACCCAAAGTAAGTGTCTTTTAAGAATTTAGCTATCTATATCTTGTTTGTGAACTTTAAGGGTCCTTCTTTTTGGAAATACTCACTAGTTTCTATTTGTTTATCTGATTTTGAATGtaagttattttaaatgtatcaaaatgtcttttaatcttgCGGTCTTAAACGGGTTAGGTGGAATcttagaattaaagagttgcgctgaaaagtaaaacaaattaattgaaACGGAGCAAATAGTCTTCTGCTAAATGTCAGTTGGATTATTTATTGTCACATTGACCATTTGGCGTTTTGAAGTTTTTGTATTGTAGCTAATGTTAATTGTGAATTAGTCTAGGAAATGATGAACGGGAATTTGATGTTTAACCTTTTTTGTTTCGATTTTATATGAGTTGTTAGTATTTTGCTTTATTGTTTCTTAgaaagataatttatttaaacaaaatatgTGTCAATGTATTTATTGTTTAAATCATATAGGTTTTAATATTTCTCTATGCTTTGCAGAATATATGTAGTATTGCAATCTTTAATTTGTGTTACTGTTTATTAGAATGAAATCTGTCCCATCTAAGAAATTGTCATACAGGTTTAAATTCTACTATAATTGATATACCTGTGTGCCATTTTCAGTCACTAGAATAATAATTTCTTGCCtttatttccctttttatttaacTATTAAAATATTCCATCTATTTTTCTCAAGTTTTCAAATTCTTATGTTTTGGGTGGGGTGGGGGATGGGCTAAGGTAAATATCCCATAATTTTTTGCAGAAACAGTAGAATAAATTCTCATTTCATAAATCTTGACTCATTTTCTCCAAGACTTGTGTCAGTGAGAGCATTTCAGAGGCTTTTAGTGACATTAATGTGGAATAACATATTTGATTCTTCCCATTTGTCCGTCCCTTAGTGGACAGAGTTATTTGGTATCACTTACTAGTGGTAAGTGACAGGTATCTCGTGGAATTAATCGAGGTGTGTAAAAGCTGGTCTAGACACTCCGGtcatctaaaaaagaaaaagttgctACTACTTTACAGCAGAAACCCAAGTTGTGGAACTATAaaagatgataaataattttttaagaagtCTATGAATTATAAAACTATATATTTGCATGTGCATATTCTTCATATTGTGATACACAAGAAAACACTCGCATTAATTTTGTGTTTGAACAATGACCCTGGCCCCCTCCTTCATTTAAGAAGTTAGCTTTTCAGTTGGTCCCCTTTAATAAGATCTGGGGACTTTATGCCTACTTGTTGTTTTTCTGTTGTATATTAAGTCTTTGCCCCCACTCCTTGTTCATCACCTCCATTAATATATCCCATCACCAGTCACCACCAATGTTAATGATGTCCTCCATGGAATATTCCTGGAGTGGAGACAGATTGCCAACCCTGAGAaaatctttgttttttcttgtttaCTTTATCCAATTCATATTATATCTTTTGAGGGGTTTTGCCCATTTAGTAGTCTTAGGTTGTGTTCGGTATGGAGGAAAATGCTTTTCCAATTTCTAGGAAAAACTATTTCCTTAATaataaggaaaatgatttccctAGTGAAGTCACTAGGGAAAAACAAGTTTCACAAGTGGCATTCTGCATTAATTGTATCCTCCCGGTTATCCAACACACCTCATATTCAATCCCACCCCAATTGTCACCATCCCCAGTCTCCCTCTCCCTCTCCACCTCTGATCAtatttgtctagattatataaaaacataatCTAATGTTTTAGGATAATGTTTCTTGCTTATTTAatgaacacaaaaaaaaaaaagcaagaagctcactttttttaaaaaataaaaaagacattATCTTTTCGTACCAAACGACTAATATTTGGGACCGGAGGAAGTAGCATATCTTCTCTCCACCCTGTACTACTNaaaaaaaaaaaagcaagaaactcactttttttaaaaaataaaaaagacattATCTTTTCGTACCAAACGACTAATATTTGGGACCGGAGGAAGTAGCATATCTTCTCTCCATCCTGTACTACTGCTACTTGCAATTATAGACAAATAGCTTCCTTTTGCTGTCATAACTAACATTTCTTCCAATCTTTTTCTCCTTGTATGAAATCGACTCTATGTTAAACCATCCGCAAATTTTTCCTTTATTGGGACTTTTGTCCCCCTTCTCTTTATCCTGGTGCCTTTTTGTGTGGAACTTcacaacttttaaaataatttatcttcttAGTCCCTGCTAATCCTTCTTACAGATGCACAAACAGGCTTAATATGCTTAACCTGCTTCAAGTTTAGATACTAAGTATGCGCGTTTGGTTGCAGAATTGATTGGAATTCAGAACCAtaattttttgaagttgaagtAATGTTTTAACTTACATTTCacttgaattttgtttttaatagtATGAGTGGAAAAAGATTTTTCACTTGAGAAACTGAGTTGACcttttgtgtgtgtgtttggGGGTGGGTGGGTGAATTTTTATGTGCTGGAAGGCACTCATTGGTACCCATATTTATCCcccataaaataaaacattcagCCTGGATTCCACCAACCAAACATAATGTGAAATGTAAAGGAATCATAGATGAACATGTACAATTAACCTTTAGGAAATTAAATATAGAAAGCTAAAGTGAGTCAGAAGGTAACATATTGTATATTATTATCACACATAGTGATGTTCAGAGTTAGGTTGGCCTACAATTATTGTGTGTTTTAGTACCCAACTAAGTTAGAAGGCCATCGAATAATTTAGCTATGGTTCATTTTGTTGGTTGGCTTATGGATAATCCTTCGAAAGACTTGGATTCATCTCTTCGCGTTCCTTGCTTCTAGCAGCTAAACtacacatacatatatacaagaTCAAACACCTAGTCCCTCTTGGATAACATAACTAAGAGTGGGAGAATCTTAAAAACTTGCAGTATATATATCTGACAATAGAAAGATACAAAAGAGTCGATAACAAGTCTTTTAGCAGTTGGGATTTGTTATATTGTACCTCTTAATCGTCTAGTTTACTTTTACTACAAACATGAGCCTGAGAGCAATCCTCTGAACATATATTATTGAGCTTTCTATGAAGGTAACTCATGTGATTGCATCAGGTATCTACCAATGCCAGAGAAGTTTCAGTCTTGATGCCAGGAAATGACATTCCAACTTTTATTGCTCACCCTGCTCCTGTACCTTGTCAACCGGAACGCAATCCATGGCCTTCCCATCAGCAGAATCCTATACCCAGTGTCATAAATTCCAACTCAAACGTGTCATCCTAGCTCTTCTTAACTTGATGATGCATAAATCGGAAAATGCCAGTTTTATGGAATTATGAACGGTAACCTGAGCATATATTTTGAGTTTCCCAGTTGGGATTTTGGGTTATGTACATAGAATTTTCTCAGCTGGTTTGCTCTTTTTTGTACCCAAAGCTTCAGTAAAGAAATAGCTAAAGAGGTTTTAGCTTGTCTATGTTGTCAATATGTTCCATAATGGTATTCTAAGCATATATCCTCTTGAATTCAAACCTAGTTAGCTGTTAATTCTCACAAAACCTACTTCAAATTTTCcgatttttcaaagaaaaagcTGAGACGAGAACTATACCTTCTTAAAACCGGAAAAATAACTGCTATAATGTACTTCCTCCGTCCAGTTCTATTTGTCATGtacaaaagtcaatttgacttattttcaaagttaaattagattgcattaatttgatattttaaacaaaaaatttatatattcaaaaactatacgaaaagtactataaattgcaattttttgcatatcaaaaTGATGAATTTAGTAAGGGTATATTCAGTATTAGCATATGAATTGGGCCAATAGGGCCAGccttcaaatttcatatgaaGTACAAAATGGGGCAAGGACATAGTTAGCCATCCGAAAATATTGATAA
The Solanum stenotomum isolate F172 chromosome 12, ASM1918654v1, whole genome shotgun sequence DNA segment above includes these coding regions:
- the LOC125848028 gene encoding uncharacterized protein LOC125848028 codes for the protein MADEEGWGWPPSPTGSPMYLTKDDHWTHFDNSVNAVSFGFVATAILISMFLIMAIFERFLRPPSPPELTPSVGHRRHADIESQLGFNHKLGYPTPKVSTNAREVSVLMPGNDIPTFIAHPAPVPCQPERNPWPSHQQNPIPSVINSNSNVSS